Proteins found in one Syngnathus acus chromosome 9, fSynAcu1.2, whole genome shotgun sequence genomic segment:
- the si:dkey-220o5.5 gene encoding actin filament-associated protein 1-like 2 isoform X1, with protein sequence MEKQKVLSKLMWDLQSFLSVLDSENLSYIAQAQKKSISELVSLLQMQEAPVEDAEYVIMSCPSSSSPSSQPLRDSNVWTSNAVPAAPHQPPGGAKAQGGDCNDDEDTYEEAQPFKADSTNHLAERAESENSYYESYGEDAEDDDDEEHMKDRAHYIQWSSSQPCLRPPPESRLCGYLWRRKWLGQWTKELFIIRNHLLLCYKCARDLLPHLQLSLRGCQLVYKLKSNRKIPHQLKLLLLGADTLVLGYSSFEQAEEWRQVIEELSVGEEDYRTNSEPPRWSRRSSALLTHTNQQEPAHQQHKSKGVVSVLMNCQWQSLLCQVEAGNLNMFAEDAEEDGDRRSQTRSPQYTVRLRGCEVKAAPDGERPHRITLSVLGEQVAVVEVSSADEKRRWTRLLKDAVDCCSEGKTQQHNSGRSLNTYMDQPFHASLAAPPLQPVYSNTPMLEHMLQGSQDTMTYTNATFSSNNRKWSEVAPRGIQKLELTGRKSVPLRAGSEANLVSASNKNKRSSFRQSLTVCSERAQASLLNPFLRRTASVKTSLRRAPSTLFIEHGKVFQRRKEWETKAAT encoded by the exons ATGGAGAAACAAAAAG TGTTGTCCAAGCTGATGTGGGATCTTCAGTCATTCCTTTCAGTTCTGGATTCAGAGAACCTGAGCTACATCGCACAGGCTCAGAAGAAGTCCATCTCAGAGCTGGTGTCCTTGTTGCAGATGCAAGAAGCTCCAG TGGAGGACGCAGAGTATGTCATCATGAGCTGTCCGTCATCATCGTCGCCTAGCAGCCAGCCATTAAGAGACTCCAACGTCTGGACTAGCAATGCA GTCCCTGCAGCACCGCACcagccaccagggggcgctaAAGCTCAAGGCGGTGATTGTAACGATGATGAAGATACCTATGAAGAGGCACAACCCTTCAAAGCTGACAGCACCAATCACCTGG CAGAGCGAGCTGAGTCAGAGAACAGCTACTACGAGTCATATGGCGAGGATGCTgaggatgacgatgatgaagaGCACATGAAGGACAGAGCTCACTACATCCAATGGAGTTCCTCTCAGCCTTGTCTCAGGCCCCCTCCTGAGTCTCGCCTGTGTGGGTACCtgtggaggaggaagtggtTGGGACAATGGACCAAGGAGCTCTTCATCATCAGAAACCACCTTCTGCTG TGCTACAAGTGCGCGAGGGACCTCCTTCCTCATCTGCAACTGAGCCTACGCGGCTGCCAACTAGTCTACAAGCTGAAGAGCAACCGGAAGATTCCGCACCAACTCAAGCTTCTGCTGCTGGGGGCCGATACCCTGGTGTTGGGGTACAGCAGTTTCGAGCAGGCTGAAGAGTGGCGACAG GTGATCGAGGAGCTGAGTGTCGGCGAGGAAGATTATCGCACTAACTCAGAACCTCCTCGGTGGTCCCGCAGG TCCAGTGCGCTCCTGACACACACCAACCAGCAAGAACCAGCACATCAACAACACAAGAGCAAAG GTGTGGTGAGCGTGCTGATGAACTGTCAGTGGCAGAGTCTCTTGTGTCAAGTGGAGGCGGGAAATCTCAATATGTTCGCGGAGGACGCAGAAGAGGATGGGGACCGTCGGAGCCAGACTCGCTCTCCTCAGTACACGGTACGGTTGCGAGGCTGCGAGGTGAAAGCGGCGCCCGATGGCGAGCGACCACACAGGATCACGCTGAGTGTGCTCGGTGAGCAGGTGGCTGTAGTGGAG GTAAGTTCGGCAGATGAGAAGCGGCGATGGACGCGCCTCCTGAAGGACGCGGTGGACTGTTGCTCTGAGGGCAAGACACAGCAACACAACAG CGGACGCTCGCTGAACACATACATGGACCAACCATTCCACGCCAGCTTGGCCGCTCCGCCGCTACAACCCGTCTACTCCAACACTCCCATGCTGGAGCACATG CTTCAGGGCTCTCAGGACACCATGACCTACACCAACGCCACCTTCAGTAGCAACA ACAGGAAGTGGTCTGAAGTAGCGCCACGTGGCATCCAGAAGTTGGAGCTGACGGGCAGAAAAAGTGTGCCCTTGAGGGCCGGTTCTGAGGCTAACCTGGTGTCGGcgagcaataaaaataaacgcTCGTCCTTCAGACAGTCGCTCACCGTGTGCAGCGAGCGGGCGCAG GCCAGTCTGCTAAACCCTTTCCTGCGTCGTACAGCATCCGTGAAGACCTCGCTCAGACGAGCTCCATCCACACTCTTCATTGAGCACGGGAAGGTTTTCCAGAGGAGGAAG GAATGGGAGACCAAAGCTGCTACCTGA
- the si:dkey-220o5.5 gene encoding actin filament-associated protein 1-like 2 isoform X2, protein MEKQKVLSKLMWDLQSFLSVLDSENLSYIAQAQKKSISELVSLLQMQEAPVEDAEYVIMSCPSSSSPSSQPLRDSNVWTSNAVPAAPHQPPGGAKAQGGDCNDDEDTYEEAQPFKADSTNHLERAESENSYYESYGEDAEDDDDEEHMKDRAHYIQWSSSQPCLRPPPESRLCGYLWRRKWLGQWTKELFIIRNHLLLCYKCARDLLPHLQLSLRGCQLVYKLKSNRKIPHQLKLLLLGADTLVLGYSSFEQAEEWRQVIEELSVGEEDYRTNSEPPRWSRRSSALLTHTNQQEPAHQQHKSKGVVSVLMNCQWQSLLCQVEAGNLNMFAEDAEEDGDRRSQTRSPQYTVRLRGCEVKAAPDGERPHRITLSVLGEQVAVVEVSSADEKRRWTRLLKDAVDCCSEGKTQQHNSGRSLNTYMDQPFHASLAAPPLQPVYSNTPMLEHMLQGSQDTMTYTNATFSSNNRKWSEVAPRGIQKLELTGRKSVPLRAGSEANLVSASNKNKRSSFRQSLTVCSERAQASLLNPFLRRTASVKTSLRRAPSTLFIEHGKVFQRRKEWETKAAT, encoded by the exons ATGGAGAAACAAAAAG TGTTGTCCAAGCTGATGTGGGATCTTCAGTCATTCCTTTCAGTTCTGGATTCAGAGAACCTGAGCTACATCGCACAGGCTCAGAAGAAGTCCATCTCAGAGCTGGTGTCCTTGTTGCAGATGCAAGAAGCTCCAG TGGAGGACGCAGAGTATGTCATCATGAGCTGTCCGTCATCATCGTCGCCTAGCAGCCAGCCATTAAGAGACTCCAACGTCTGGACTAGCAATGCA GTCCCTGCAGCACCGCACcagccaccagggggcgctaAAGCTCAAGGCGGTGATTGTAACGATGATGAAGATACCTATGAAGAGGCACAACCCTTCAAAGCTGACAGCACCAATCACCTGG AGCGAGCTGAGTCAGAGAACAGCTACTACGAGTCATATGGCGAGGATGCTgaggatgacgatgatgaagaGCACATGAAGGACAGAGCTCACTACATCCAATGGAGTTCCTCTCAGCCTTGTCTCAGGCCCCCTCCTGAGTCTCGCCTGTGTGGGTACCtgtggaggaggaagtggtTGGGACAATGGACCAAGGAGCTCTTCATCATCAGAAACCACCTTCTGCTG TGCTACAAGTGCGCGAGGGACCTCCTTCCTCATCTGCAACTGAGCCTACGCGGCTGCCAACTAGTCTACAAGCTGAAGAGCAACCGGAAGATTCCGCACCAACTCAAGCTTCTGCTGCTGGGGGCCGATACCCTGGTGTTGGGGTACAGCAGTTTCGAGCAGGCTGAAGAGTGGCGACAG GTGATCGAGGAGCTGAGTGTCGGCGAGGAAGATTATCGCACTAACTCAGAACCTCCTCGGTGGTCCCGCAGG TCCAGTGCGCTCCTGACACACACCAACCAGCAAGAACCAGCACATCAACAACACAAGAGCAAAG GTGTGGTGAGCGTGCTGATGAACTGTCAGTGGCAGAGTCTCTTGTGTCAAGTGGAGGCGGGAAATCTCAATATGTTCGCGGAGGACGCAGAAGAGGATGGGGACCGTCGGAGCCAGACTCGCTCTCCTCAGTACACGGTACGGTTGCGAGGCTGCGAGGTGAAAGCGGCGCCCGATGGCGAGCGACCACACAGGATCACGCTGAGTGTGCTCGGTGAGCAGGTGGCTGTAGTGGAG GTAAGTTCGGCAGATGAGAAGCGGCGATGGACGCGCCTCCTGAAGGACGCGGTGGACTGTTGCTCTGAGGGCAAGACACAGCAACACAACAG CGGACGCTCGCTGAACACATACATGGACCAACCATTCCACGCCAGCTTGGCCGCTCCGCCGCTACAACCCGTCTACTCCAACACTCCCATGCTGGAGCACATG CTTCAGGGCTCTCAGGACACCATGACCTACACCAACGCCACCTTCAGTAGCAACA ACAGGAAGTGGTCTGAAGTAGCGCCACGTGGCATCCAGAAGTTGGAGCTGACGGGCAGAAAAAGTGTGCCCTTGAGGGCCGGTTCTGAGGCTAACCTGGTGTCGGcgagcaataaaaataaacgcTCGTCCTTCAGACAGTCGCTCACCGTGTGCAGCGAGCGGGCGCAG GCCAGTCTGCTAAACCCTTTCCTGCGTCGTACAGCATCCGTGAAGACCTCGCTCAGACGAGCTCCATCCACACTCTTCATTGAGCACGGGAAGGTTTTCCAGAGGAGGAAG GAATGGGAGACCAAAGCTGCTACCTGA
- the LOC119127221 gene encoding dematin-like: MKRRERVRRFTRSFARPLDAAHTRRTRGTRTHRRAHAGSDQSAATMMMMPKRPQTSPGSVLSLRGGANMPGSPAAAIVARVDDNVMVYKDLAALPQDKAILDIERPDLMTYELHYHYSPLEVLSSLSPGSFSPPTSPEECRAWPEKGSPGDSSPASKRNSGNTTPSPHTQRTLQMQHAQNTQPSKILQHFHRPDNGSNIYKKPPIYRRGASSSGLAAGKHLEDLIIESSKFPAAEPPDPNVPSKIETEHWPCPPSSAVFEKEKACRRSEGRQEEEEEDEEDDKVWGLRALHMQELNKIQSNLGRIILKEELEKSAAPLKRKTRSLPDRSQHAGGATSRIVCFPATSGAGLARLQSTKFSPSEKPVAGVQNGEAALDRGRSLPSVLEFKIYPYEMLVVNHKGRRTLPSGVDRTQLERHLSREEFANVFAMTPEEFEQLSLWKQNHLKKRACLF; the protein is encoded by the exons ATGAAGAGGCGGGAGCGAGTGCGGAGGTTCACTCGCTCGTTCGCTCGCCCGCTGGATGCAGCTCACACGCGCAGGACGCGTGGAACGCGCACGCACAGACGCGCGCACGCAG GGAGTGACCAATCAGCCGCcaccatgatgatgatgccaaAG AGGCCTCAGACGTCCCCGGGCAGCGTGCTGTCTCTGCGAGGTGGCGCCAACATGCCGGGAtcccccgccgccgccatcgtG GCCCGCGTGGACGACAACGTGATGGTCTACAAGGACCTAGCGGCACTCCCGCAGGACAAAGCCATCCTGGACATCGAGAGGCCAGACCTGATGACATACGAGCTGCACTACCACTATAGTCCACTGGAGGTGTTG AGTTCTCTGTCTCCCGGCTCATTCTCCCCTCCGACCTCTCCCGAG GAGTGCAGAGCGTGGCCGGAGAAAGGTTCTCCTGGCGACTCGTCGCCGGCTTCGAAGCGCAACAGCGGCAACACCACACCATCGCCACACACGCAACGCACGCTTCAAATGCAAcatgcacaaaacacacaacctTCCAAGATCCTACAACACTTCCACAGGCCTG ATAATGGAAGTAACATCTACAAGAAGCCTCCCATCTACAGAAGAG GCGCGTCGTCTTCAGGACTTGCCGCGGGGAAACACTTGGAGGATCTCATTATCGAGTCGTCAAAGTTTCCCGCCGCCGAGCCTCCGGACCCGAACGTTCCCTCCAAGATTGAAACGGAACACTGGCCTTGCCCGCCCTCCTCCGCCGTCTTTG AGAAGGAGAAGGCGTGTCGCAGGAGTGAGGGcaggcaagaagaagaagaggaggacgaaGAAGACGATAAAGTTTGGGGCTTGCGAGCGCTTCACATGCAGGAACTGAACAAG ATTCAGTCCAACCTAGGAAGGATCATCCTGAAGGAGGAGCTGGAAAAGTCAGCTGCTCCACTGAAGAGAAAAACACGCTCGCTTCCGGACCGCAGCCAGCACGCAG GTGGCGCCACCTCCCGCATCGTTTGTTTCCCAGCAACCTCTGGGGCAGGCCTAGCcaga TTGCAGTCGACAAAATTCAGCCCGTCGGAGAAGCCCGTTGCAG GTGTTCAG aaCGGCGAAGCTGCGTTGGACCGAGGCCGCTCGCTGCCCAGTGTGCTGGAGTTCAAG ATTTACCCATATGAGATGCTGGTGGTCAACCACAAAGGACGAAGGACACTTCCTTCTGGCGTCGACAGAACGCAATTGGAG AGACATCTGTCGCGGGAAGAGTTCGCCAACGTGTTCGCAATGACGCCGGAGGAGTTTGAACAGCTTTCCCTCTGGAAGCAGAACCACCTTAAGAAGAGAGCATGTCTCTTCTGA
- the rsph14 gene encoding radial spoke head 14 homolog isoform X1: MTGVHIDPSRAPVAFGRLAIPELFAQLEEPDATRRLQALASLCDLTHDPERLYQVVSEGFLDQLEVLLKDEDPAVRTRTCELLHLTTSHNIARQALLSSPLLARLSQLLDDPCPLCRTRAHRVINSLALLPAGAKDLQALVPKLMLKLQEEQEEKQEEVQALLLSTLSCCSRLDAGPALSHRGVTLIGKKLSHACSNIRREAAAAMMALSVPVEGKRQVCEAAVLPVLADLLRDQDVNVQANAAGAIMNTVVITTGKHQCLELDVLPVLLQLLSERKQDVEEEQRRKALVLYSLRALTSLAEAPEGRRRLLLQLPLLVGRSELPEEDPDIRRAARTAINVVTWTP; the protein is encoded by the exons ATGACGGGTGTTCACATAGACCCGAGCCGGGCTCCGGTCGCCTTTGGGCGGTTGGCCATCCCGGAGCTGTTCGCCCAGCTGGAGGAGCCCGACGCCACCAGGAGGCTGCAGGCCCTCGCGTCCCTCTGTGACCTCACCCACGACCCGGAGCGACTTTACCAAGTGGTCAGTGAAG GTTTTCTGGATCAGTTGGAGGTTCTATTGAAGGACGAAGATCCAGCAGTCAGGACCAGAACCTGCGAGCTGCTGCATCTTACCACCAGCCACAACATCGCGAG ACAAGCCCTTCTGTCCTCGCCTCTTCTGGCCCGTCTGTCTCAGCTGCTGGATGACCCGTGCCCACTCTGCAGGACACGTGCCCACCGCGTAATAAATAGCCTGGCGCTGCTGCCTGCAG GCGCTAAAGATTTGCAGGCTCTGGTTCCCAAGTTGATGCTGAAGCtgcaggaggagcaggaggaaaaGCAGGAGGAGGTGCAAGCCCTGCTGCTGTCCACGCTCAGCTGCTGCTCTCGGCTGGACGCCGGCCCAGCCCTGTCACACCGCGGCGTCACGCTCATCGGCAAAAAGCTGTCGCATGCCTGTTCCAACATCCGGAGGGAGGCGGCTGCAGCCATGATGGCGCTCAG TGTTCCAGTGGAGGGCAAACGTCAGGTGTGCGAGGCGGCAGTTCTTCCCGTCCTGGCAGACCTTCTACGGGACCAGGATGTGAATGTGCAGGCCAACGCCGCTGGTGCCATCATGAACACGGTGGTCATCACCACAG GTAAGCATCAATGTTTGGAACTAGATGTCCTCCCAGTCCTGCTGCAACTTCTCTCAGAGCGCAAACAGGACGTAGAAGAGGAACAAAGGAGGAAGGCGCTGGTCCTTTACTCCCTAAGAGCTCTCACCTCATTGGCTGAGGCTCCAGAGGGGCGTCGCCGCCTGCTACTGCAGCTTCCCCTGCTGGTGGGGAGGAGCGAGCTCCCTGAGGAGGATCCCGACATTCGTCGTGCTGCTCGGACCGCAATCAACGTTGTCACTTGGACGCCCTGA
- the rsph14 gene encoding radial spoke head 14 homolog isoform X2: protein MTGVHIDPSRAPVAFGRLAIPELFAQLEEPDATRRLQALASLCDLTHDPERLYQVVSEGFLDQLEVLLKDEDPAVRTRTCELLHLTTSHNIARQALLSSPLLARLSQLLDDPCPLCRTRAHRVINSLALLPAGAKDLQALVPKLMLKLQEEQEEKQEEVQALLLSTLSCCSRLDAGPALSHRGVTLIGKKLSHACSNIRREAAAAMMALSVPVEGKRQVCEAAVLPVLADLLRDQDVNVQANAAGAIMNTVVITTERKQDVEEEQRRKALVLYSLRALTSLAEAPEGRRRLLLQLPLLVGRSELPEEDPDIRRAARTAINVVTWTP, encoded by the exons ATGACGGGTGTTCACATAGACCCGAGCCGGGCTCCGGTCGCCTTTGGGCGGTTGGCCATCCCGGAGCTGTTCGCCCAGCTGGAGGAGCCCGACGCCACCAGGAGGCTGCAGGCCCTCGCGTCCCTCTGTGACCTCACCCACGACCCGGAGCGACTTTACCAAGTGGTCAGTGAAG GTTTTCTGGATCAGTTGGAGGTTCTATTGAAGGACGAAGATCCAGCAGTCAGGACCAGAACCTGCGAGCTGCTGCATCTTACCACCAGCCACAACATCGCGAG ACAAGCCCTTCTGTCCTCGCCTCTTCTGGCCCGTCTGTCTCAGCTGCTGGATGACCCGTGCCCACTCTGCAGGACACGTGCCCACCGCGTAATAAATAGCCTGGCGCTGCTGCCTGCAG GCGCTAAAGATTTGCAGGCTCTGGTTCCCAAGTTGATGCTGAAGCtgcaggaggagcaggaggaaaaGCAGGAGGAGGTGCAAGCCCTGCTGCTGTCCACGCTCAGCTGCTGCTCTCGGCTGGACGCCGGCCCAGCCCTGTCACACCGCGGCGTCACGCTCATCGGCAAAAAGCTGTCGCATGCCTGTTCCAACATCCGGAGGGAGGCGGCTGCAGCCATGATGGCGCTCAG TGTTCCAGTGGAGGGCAAACGTCAGGTGTGCGAGGCGGCAGTTCTTCCCGTCCTGGCAGACCTTCTACGGGACCAGGATGTGAATGTGCAGGCCAACGCCGCTGGTGCCATCATGAACACGGTGGTCATCACCACAG AGCGCAAACAGGACGTAGAAGAGGAACAAAGGAGGAAGGCGCTGGTCCTTTACTCCCTAAGAGCTCTCACCTCATTGGCTGAGGCTCCAGAGGGGCGTCGCCGCCTGCTACTGCAGCTTCCCCTGCTGGTGGGGAGGAGCGAGCTCCCTGAGGAGGATCCCGACATTCGTCGTGCTGCTCGGACCGCAATCAACGTTGTCACTTGGACGCCCTGA
- the srp19 gene encoding signal recognition particle 19 kDa protein, whose amino-acid sequence MAHLTENPADKERFICVYPIYINSKKTLAEGRRIPAVKAVENPSCAEIRDVLTAAGVNVLVENKMHPREWNRDVQFKGRVRVQLKQADGSLCQNKFSSRKDVMLYVSEMIPKLKSRTQKGGGGESSSQQSDGGKKTKKKKK is encoded by the exons ATGGCACATTTAACGGAAAACCCCGCAGACAAGGAACG GTTCATCTGCGTTTATCCCATCTACATCAATAGTAAAAAAACTCTGGCTGAAGGACGACGAATCCCTGCTGTGAAG GCAGTGGAGAACCCTTCGTGTGCAGAGATCCGTGATGTCCTGACAGCCGCCGGCGTGAATGTCCTGGTCGAG AACAAAATGCATCCCAGAGAGTGGAACCGCGACGTACAATTTAAAGGGCGAGTCAGAGTTCAGCTGAAGCAAGCGGACGGCAGCTTGTGTCAGAATAAGTTCTCCTCAC GCAAGGATGTAATGTTGTACGTCTCCGAGATGATCCCCAAGCTGAAGAGTCGCACGCAGAAGGGCGGCGGAGGCGAGAGCAGCTCACAGCAGAGTGATGGTGGGAAAAagaccaagaagaagaagaagtga
- the LOC119127265 gene encoding serine/threonine-protein phosphatase 2A catalytic subunit beta isoform, giving the protein MEDKSFTKELDQWIEQLNECKQLSENQVRTLCEKAKEILTKESNVQEVRCPVTVCGDVHGQFHDLMELFKIGGKSPDTNYLFMGDYVDRGYYSVETVTLLVTLKVRFQERITILRGNHESRQITQVYGFYDECLRKYGNANVWKYFTDLFDYLPLTALVDGQIFCLHGGLSPSIDTLDHIRALDRLQEVPHEGPMCDLLWSDPDDRGGWGISPRGAGYTFGQDISETFNHANGLTLVSRAHQLVMEGYNWGHDKNVVTIFSAPNYCYRCGNQAAIMELDDTLKYSFLQFDPAPRRGEPHVTRRTPDYFL; this is encoded by the exons ATGGAAGACAAATCTTTTACAAAGGAGTTAGACCAATGGATCGAACAGCTAAACGAGTGCAAGCAGCTTTCGGAAAACCAAGTGAGGACACTCTGTGAGAAG gccAAGGAGATCTTGACCAAGGAGTCCAACGTCCAGGAG GTGCGATGCCCGGTGACTGTGTGCGGCGACGTGCACGGCCAGTTCCACGACCTGATGGAACTCTTTAAGATCGGCGGCAAGTCCCCTGACACCAACTACCTATTCATGGGCGACTACGTGGACAGAGGCTACTACTCGGTGGAGACGGTCACACTGCTTGTGACGCTAAAG GTGCGTTTCCAGGAGCGGATCACCATCCTGCGAGGGAACCACGAGTCCCGGCAGATCACGCAAGTGTACGGCTTCTATGATGAGTGCCTGAGGAAGTACGGCAACGCCAATGTGTGGAAGTACTTCACAGACCTGTTTGACTACCTGCCGCTCACCGCGCTGGTCGACGGACAG ATCTTCTGTCTCCATGGAGGCTTGTCGCCCTCCATAGACACCCTGGACCACATACGAGCTCTGGACCGCCTGCAGGAGGTTCCTCATGAG GGCCCCATGTGTGACCTGCTGTGGTCGGACCCCGACGACCGCGGCGGCTGGGGCATCTCACCCAGAGGTGCAGGCTACACCTTCGGCCAGGACATCTCGGAAACCTTCAACCACGCTAACGGCCTGACGCTGGTGTCACGCGCCCATCAGCTGGTCATGGAG GGCTACAACTGGGGTCACGACAAGAACGTGGTGACCATCTTCAGCGCGCCAAACTACTGCTACCGCTGCGGGAACCAGGCGGCCATCATGGAACTGGACGACACCCTCAAGTACTCTTT CCTTCAGTTTGACCCGGCCCCTCGCCGTGGCGAGCCCCACGTGACCAGACGCACTCCCGACTACTTCCTGTGA
- the zgc:101664 gene encoding shieldin complex subunit 3 isoform X1, translated as MMQVVILHHRLKGSDGLRDLIATTEKLLEPFPCRPPSAFTPWFLHSSAQCPLPIRPAKRAPVINVKCRQEALNEGVCGTANLPSADKSVSIAAAAVKRSWSVLASKDVHQVSPSLSKRFRCTVSVHALHPRQRSKWVISRHNCGATRDIEQVWRALSSAARHAGLPTCNANIQRERAEIWVFCDVAYSEQVGHFLKEHLQLSGSIRLCVHKLGEIFSL; from the exons ATGATGCAGGTTGTGATTCTTCACCATCGTCTCAAAGGCTCTGATGGGCTGAGAGATTTAATTGCAACCACAGAAAAGCTCCTGGAACCTTTTCCCTGCCGTCCTCCTTCTGCCTTCACCCCGTGGTTCTTGCACTCGTCAGCACAATGCCCCCTGCCCATCAGACCGGCCAAACGTGCCCCCGTCATCAATGTAAAGTGTCGCCAAGAGGCTTTAAACGAAGGAGTCTGCGGAACCGCAAACTTGCCGTCTGCTGACAAGAGTGTGTCCATCGCTGCAGCGGCAGTCAAACGGTCCTGGAGTGTGTTGGCTTCTAAAGACGTGCATCAGGTGTCGCCTTCGCTCTCGAAGCGCTTCCGATGCACCGTGTCCGTGCATGCGCTCCACCCGCGTCAGAGGTCCAAGTGGGTCATCAGTCGGCACAACTGCGGAGCCACACGAGACATCGAACAG GTGTGGCGGGCTCTGAGTAGTGCCGCCCGGCATGCCGGCTTGCCCACGTGCAACGCCAACATCCAGCGTGAGCGGGCTGAGATCTGGGTGTTCTGCGACGTGGCCTACTCGGAACAGGTGGGCCACTTCCTGAAGGAGCATCTGCAGCTGTCGGGCAGCATCAGGCTGTGTGTGCACAAGCTCGGAGAAATCTTTAGCTTGTAG
- the zgc:101664 gene encoding shieldin complex subunit 3 isoform X2 has translation MMQVVILHHRLKGSDGLRDLIATTEKLLEPFPCRPPSAFTPWFLHSSAQCPLPIRPAKRAPVINAAAAVKRSWSVLASKDVHQVSPSLSKRFRCTVSVHALHPRQRSKWVISRHNCGATRDIEQVWRALSSAARHAGLPTCNANIQRERAEIWVFCDVAYSEQVGHFLKEHLQLSGSIRLCVHKLGEIFSL, from the exons ATGATGCAGGTTGTGATTCTTCACCATCGTCTCAAAGGCTCTGATGGGCTGAGAGATTTAATTGCAACCACAGAAAAGCTCCTGGAACCTTTTCCCTGCCGTCCTCCTTCTGCCTTCACCCCGTGGTTCTTGCACTCGTCAGCACAATGCCCCCTGCCCATCAGACCGGCCAAACGTGCCCCCGTCATCAAT GCTGCAGCGGCAGTCAAACGGTCCTGGAGTGTGTTGGCTTCTAAAGACGTGCATCAGGTGTCGCCTTCGCTCTCGAAGCGCTTCCGATGCACCGTGTCCGTGCATGCGCTCCACCCGCGTCAGAGGTCCAAGTGGGTCATCAGTCGGCACAACTGCGGAGCCACACGAGACATCGAACAG GTGTGGCGGGCTCTGAGTAGTGCCGCCCGGCATGCCGGCTTGCCCACGTGCAACGCCAACATCCAGCGTGAGCGGGCTGAGATCTGGGTGTTCTGCGACGTGGCCTACTCGGAACAGGTGGGCCACTTCCTGAAGGAGCATCTGCAGCTGTCGGGCAGCATCAGGCTGTGTGTGCACAAGCTCGGAGAAATCTTTAGCTTGTAG